One part of the Coturnix japonica isolate 7356 linkage group LGE22C19W28_E50C23, Coturnix japonica 2.1, whole genome shotgun sequence genome encodes these proteins:
- the MCRS1 gene encoding microspherule protein 1: protein MTVTALLGIPPRTSNESSAIFALNQDGAARTRCRILNDVISASGSSSPWRPAGDGEASAGPVGAAIPTGGPVTGSGSPGPPPLMASGAASRSEDEEPLSGSKRGSVQPTGAVPKRRSSSRFIKRKKFDDELVESSLAKSSSRAKGGVEPGRCSGSEASSSEKKKVSKAVSTPVAPSPVPAPSLAKRMKKSKQPLQVTKDLGRWKPADDLLLINAVLQTNDLTSVHLGVKFSCRFNLREIQERWYALLYDPIISKLACQAMRQLHPEAIAAIQSKVLFSKAEEQLLSKVGSMSQPTLDTFQELLHKHPDVFYPSRTAKALQLHWQLMKQYYLLDDQTVQPLPKGDQVLNFSDAEDMLDDNKLKDVRDDVLEHELTVADRRQKREIRQLEQELHKWQVLVDSITGMNSPDFDSQTLAVLRGRMVRYLMRSREITLGRATKDNQIDVDLALEGPAWKISRKQGVIKLKNNGDFFIANEGRRPIYIDGRPVLGGNKWKLNNNSVVEIASLRFVFLINQDLITLIKTEAAKMAQQ from the exons ATGACGGTCACGGCCCTACTGGGGATCCCCCCCAGAACCAGCAATGAATCGTCCGCCATCTTTGCCCTTAACCAAGATGGCGCCGCGCGCACCAGATGTCGCATACTCAATGACGTCATATCCGCTTCCGGAAGTAGCTCTCCATGGCGGCCTGCCGGTGATGGTGAGGCCTCGGCGGGGCCTGTGGGAGCTGCGATCCCCACCGGGGGTCCCGTAACGGGCTCAGGATCCCCCGGGCCGCCCCCTCTAATGGCGTCGGGAGCGGCCAGTCGGTCCGAGGACGAGGAGCCGCTGTCGGGGTCGAAGCGGGGCTCGGTGCAGCCAACGGGAGCCGTGCCGAAACGCCGCAGCTCCTCACG GTTCATCAAGAGGAAGAAGTTCGACGATGAGTTGGTAGAGAGCAGCCTGGCCAAGTCCTCCAGCCGGGCCAAGGGAGGCGTGGAGCCGGGGCGATGCTCGGGCAGTGAGGCGTCATCCAGCGAGAAGAAGAAG GTCTCTAAGGCTGTGTCCACCCCTGTGGCgcccagccctgtgccagcccCCAGCCTTGCCAAGCGGATGAAGAAGAGCAAACAGCCCCTGCAGGTGACCAAGGATCTGGGCCGCTGGAAACCTGCTGATGATCTCCTGCTCAtcaatgctgtgctgcag ACCAACGACCTCACATCTGTGCACTTGGGTGTGAAATTCAGCTGCCGTTTCAACCTGCGGGAGATCCAGGAGCGCTGGTACGCGCTGCTCTATGACCCCATCATCTCCAA GTTGGCCTGCCAGGCCATGCGGCAGCTGCACCCCGAGGCCATCGCTGCCATCCAGAGCAAGGTGCTGTTCAGCAaagctgaggagcagctgctgagcaagGTGGGATCG ATGAGCCAACCCACACTCGACACCTTCCAGGAGCTCCTCCACAAGCACCCCGATGTCTTCTACCCCTCCAGGACAGCCAAGGCCCTGCAGCTGCACTGGCAGCTCATGAAGCAGTACTACCTTCTGGATGACCAAACCG TGCAGCCACTCCCCAAGGGGGACCAAGTGCTCAATTTCTCGGATGCTGAGGACATGTTGGATGACAACAAGCTGAA ggatgTACGGGATGATGTGCTGGAGCACG aGCTGACCGTGGCCGACCGCCGCCAGAAACGGGAGATCCGACAGCTGGAACAGGAGCTGCACAAGTGGCAGGTGTTAGTGGACAGCATCACAG GTATGAACTCTCCGGACTTTGACAGCCAGACTCTGGCCGTGCTGCGGGGCCGCATGGTGCGGTACCTGATGCGCTCTCGAGAG aTCACGCTGGGCAGAGCCACAAAGGACAACCAGATCGATGTGGACCTGGCACTGGAGGGACCGGCCTGGAAGATCTCCCGCAAGCAAG GTGTCATCAAACTGAAGAATAACGGGGACTTCTTCATCGCTAACGAGGGCCGGCGCCCCATCTACATTGATGGGCGTCCTGTGCTTGGTGGCAACAAGTGGAAGCTCAACAATAACTCTGTGGTGGAG ATCGCCAGCCTCCGCTTCGTCTTCCTCATCAACCAGGACCTCATCACGCTCATCAAGACGGAGGCAGCCAAGATGGCCCAGCAGTGA
- the SPATS2 gene encoding spermatogenesis-associated serine-rich protein 2 has product MSKKQNPKDPSGFIFDVQSNTVMAQGGTFENMKEKINAVRAIVPNRSNNEIVLVLQHFDNCVDKTVQAFMEGNASEVLKEWTVTGKKKNKKKKTKPKPQAEASPGPADPRKLVSTEEEQSANSEKGGINGFHINGCAHDTESVDSLSEGLDALSIDARELEDCEPAVPDMPERTVPQLENGIADLDTKSLTVHPAQSPSSLRQRPDQHGVSRPGSRPTAPTSLPAARLDNVPFSPANKKLGSNIEKSVKDLQRCTVSLARYRVVVKEEMDASIKKMKQVFAELQSSLMDREVALLAEMDKVKAEAMEILMSRQKKAEALKKMTEVAVRMSEEQLVELRADIKHFVSERKYDEELGRVARFTCDLDALKKSIAAFGQVSHPKNSYSTRSRCSSITAGSPSSPSITSTPSSPACASAISLTTASKKPPPSMEAAVEGAGSHPPQPHREAAPGNRRSGPPGSRSQSHPAPPPARRPGGPRHRSGAGPALGRHQNNPGSPHQMQPPEPGPAAGAAATQSKGLPQRKPRSSRQEGINS; this is encoded by the exons ATGtctaaaaagcaaaacccaaaag ATCCATCCGGGTTCATTTTCGATGTGCAGTCCAACACCGTGATGGCCCAGGGAGGAACCTTTGAAAACATGAAGGAGAAG aTCAACGCAGTGCGTGCCATAGTCCCAAACAGGAGCAACAATGAGATTGTCCTCGTGCTCCAGCATTTTGACAACTGCGTGGACAAAACAGTGCAAGCGTTTATGGAAG gTAACGCCAGTGAAGTATTGAAGGAATGGACTGTCACAGGCAAAAAAAAG aacaagaagaagaaaaccaaaccaaaaccgCAAGCCGAAGCGAGCCCTGGCCCCGCAGACCCCAGGAAATTGGTGTCCACTGAAGAGGAGCAGTCAGCAAACTCAGAGAAGGGGGGAATTAACGGTTTCCATATCAACGGCTGTGCCCACGACACGGAGTCGGTGGACTCGCTCAGCGAAGGGCTGGATGCGCTTTCAATTGATGCCAGAGAGCTGGAGGATTGCGAGCCCGCTGTGCCAGACATGCCTGAGAGAACAG TGCCTCAACTAGAGAATGGAATAGCAGACCTCGACACCAAATCTCTCACCGTGCACCCTGCCCAGAGCCCTTCTTCTCTCAGACAGCGTCCTGATCAGCACGGTGTGAGCAGGCCCGGCTCCAgacccacagcccccacctccctgcctgctgcacgCCTGGATAACGTCCCCTTCTCACCTGCAAACAAGAAGCTGG GTTCTAATATTGAAAAATCAGTGAAGGATCTCCAGCGCTGCACCGTCTCACTGGCTCGGTACCGGGTCGTGGTGAAAGAGGAAATGGATGCTTCCATTAAGAAGATGAAGCAGGTatttgctgagctgcagagtAG CCTCATGGATCGCGAGGTGGCGTTGCTGGCTGAGATGGACAAAGTGAAGGCAGAAGCAA TGGAGATCCTGATGAGCCGACAGAAGAAGGCAGAGGCCCTGAAGAAGATGACTGAGGTGGCGGTGCGGATGTCAGAGGAGCAGCTGGTTGAGCTCCGAGCTGATATAAAG CACTTTGTAAGCGAGCGCAAGTACGATGAGGAGCTGGGCAGAGTGGCACGGTTTACGTGTGACCTCGATGCATTGAAGAAGAGCATTGCTGCCTTTGGGCAAG tttcccACCCAAAGAACAGCTACTCCACCCGCTCCCgctgcagctccatcacagcCGGATCCCCAAGCAGCCCCAGCATCACCTCCACTCCTTCCAGCCCCGCTTGTGCCTCTGCCATCAGCCTTACCACAGCCAGCAAGAAGCCCCCACCCTCCATGGAGGCGGCCGTGGAGGGAGCAGGCAGccaccccccccagccccaccgAGAg gcTGCCCCAGGGAACAGGCGATCGGGACCACCGGGCTCCCGGTCCCAATCCCACCCCGCTCCCCCCCCAGCCAGGCGGCCCGGCGGCCCCCGGCACCGCAGCGGAGCGGGTCCGGCTCTTGGCCGGCACCAGAACAACCCGGGCAGCCCCCACCAGATGCAACCACCAGAACCGGGACCTGCGGCCGGAGCTGCGGCCACGCAAAGCAAAGGGCTCCCGCAACGCAAGCCCCGCTCCAGCCGCCAGGAGGGAATTAACTCCTGA